Proteins encoded by one window of Nitrospira sp. MA-1:
- a CDS encoding OmpA family protein yields MDQDNASSPTTGGVIDLMTSLAMIFILLFAAFITQTSSEAQSELQEHKENVQAALRDHLERLGLSLDSDPQDPLTLLIVVPDNKLTFEFGQSILSHDAVQFVQEAMPFYAAVLCGPLRDKIDSLAIQGHTDDRGDDAFNLKLSQERSLAVMVKGLEAIEAQEPSAYQCFQTMTSASGRGRQDLIYDGNSRVNREKSRRVIFKIRLRSTEQRRMVEGLPPVLSSLESPIHLPM; encoded by the coding sequence ATGGATCAGGATAACGCCAGTTCTCCCACGACGGGCGGGGTCATCGATCTCATGACTTCACTGGCCATGATCTTCATTCTGCTCTTTGCAGCCTTTATCACTCAGACCTCCTCCGAAGCCCAATCGGAATTACAGGAGCACAAAGAGAATGTGCAGGCAGCCCTCCGGGACCATCTCGAACGTTTAGGGCTTTCGCTGGATTCCGATCCTCAAGATCCGCTCACGCTTCTCATCGTCGTCCCCGACAATAAACTCACCTTTGAGTTCGGCCAAAGTATTCTTTCTCATGACGCTGTTCAGTTTGTACAGGAGGCGATGCCGTTCTACGCGGCAGTTTTATGCGGTCCCTTACGCGACAAGATCGATTCCCTGGCCATCCAAGGCCACACCGACGATCGCGGCGACGATGCCTTTAATTTAAAATTAAGCCAGGAACGATCCCTGGCCGTAATGGTGAAGGGGTTAGAGGCCATAGAAGCTCAAGAGCCGTCCGCCTATCAGTGCTTCCAAACCATGACGTCGGCATCCGGCCGGGGCAGGCAAGATTTGATTTACGATGGGAATAGCAGGGTGAATCGCGAGAAGAGCCGCCGCGTCATCTTTAAAATCCGCCTTCGTTCAACTGAACAACGCCGTATGGTTGAGGGCCTGCCGCCCGTTCTTTCATCTTTGGAATCTCCGATTCATCTGCCCATGTGA